The Elaeis guineensis isolate ETL-2024a chromosome 14, EG11, whole genome shotgun sequence genomic sequence ttatggtttgaaacaaggagGTAAGTCTAACTCCTCTGATATTTTCATTCATATAGGAAGAAAACTCTTTTTAAATATATTGTTCTATTTGTTTCAGAACATAAAACTTTAGTAAATATTTCCAACGCTGCAGCCTTTGAGCACTGGAAAATCAACTATCCAACCATCTAACTTCTTCTGTTTTCCACTTCAGGGGATCAAAAATATTCTCTTCTTTTGTCAAGTTCTTGAAGAGCAAGGATCCCAATGATGGGTCAGAACATGCATTGCTTGATGAATTACGTGCACTGGATGAGCATCTCAAAGCTCATGTAAAATATTAACTTTATGGCTCATTCCTTCCTTCCCTCCCTCCACCCTACCCATCTTTCTTATTCTCTCTTCAATGTAAGCCTAGCTTGAATGTTTACAGGAAATAAAAAGACATGCGGTGCATCCAGAACTTGGACCACATgtgtataaatatttttttctaaatatttatgGCGGTCTATTGTTGTTTCTTCAATACTGGCAAATCATAATTAAACTATGATGCTGGCAGGGCCCATACGTTAATGGCGAGAAAATCTCAGCGGTTGACTTAAACCTCGCACCCAAGTTGTTCCATCTTGAGATAGCCCTTGATCATTTTAAAGGATGGAAGATACCAGAAGATTTGACTTATCTTCATGCTTACATGAAGGTACGGACAAAGTTTTAGTGAACTTTATTTGTTCATCTTTGCTCCCTGGTTAACATCTATGTctcctacaattttttttttttttaaatcttgtaAATTTTCACTGCAAAGGCTTCTTTCAGGTAGTACCTTATGGTGATGAATGCTATGCATCTGTCCTTACAGGTTGTTGTGAAATCCAAGTGTTGCATTTGCAGTGTGGTCATGTCCTTTGTACTTATATTACTCTTGTCCTTATTACTGTTCAGAAATGTGTGTCATGTCTTTTTGGGATGGAGTGTGTAACCTCAATTTGAGAAGCTGCTGCTTATTGAGCTATGCTTTATTTTCGTGGCCCTTTTTATGGATCCTCTAGATCCCTTTTCTttctaaactgattttaggacCTCTGTGAAGAGATTTATGCTGATCATATTACTGGTGAAATAATTCTGGGAGTAATTAAATGTGGTTGGTTTTTGTGTACTTTCTTTTGGCATTTGGTCCTGTTTTCTAGATCCTGCATTATAATGGATAAATCTTTATTTAATAATTACCAACCATTActgaatctcttctcttctcatgcattgTAATGAGTATCCATGTTCTCTCACTTTTCAATCCTTAATTACCACATAATGATCAAAAGACATTAAGCTCTATAATTTCTAGTGTCATCTATAGTTTTCTTAAATATTATCTGTATTGATCTTTTGAATATGGACGGTCTGAAGCATTTATTGGCAACTGGGAACCTGACTGGGAGGGTTACTCACTGACTCTGATCTTTCTAGTCTCATGAAGttgttaattattttaaaaaaaaatgctttTGAAGCATTTGTTTTTCTAATGATCATCACattctttttttgaattttttagtgTAACATGAAGGCCCTTACATCCCTACTGTCACCAGCAAGGTTTGCTGGCATAAGATGTAGGACATTGGGGTGGTTTGACAAGTAGTTGTTGTATACATCCGTTTGACATTTATGTGATGACTTATTGGCTACAAGCTGCGGTTTATAGCTGATCCAGGTTCTgttacatatagtcttgtggtcTGAGTCTTATTATTGACTGTTGCAGTGATCAAAATGGATTTCCCATACAGAATATATGTATCGACTCTTATGGACTGTTTTAATGTGATGCTAGATGTTAGTACCTTCTTGGGTAAAAGGTTAAGCAACAATCTTTCATGACTAAGTTCTTTTTGTTGTTGTGAAATTCACGGTCTCATTCAGTTGTTCAGTTTATTGGGTTCACTCTCTTGTTTGGTCTTTCTCTCAAAAGACAAGTTTGGTACTCGACTATGCTGGAAAAGTTCGTGGGACTATTTGTTATTATGCTTGATGTGCACGCAGGTGCATGCATGGTTGTCTGGGTATGCTCACATGTGTGCGGTGGTGATGGAATGATTGCTTAAACTTGCAGAAATATGCTTCTGTTGGTGATGGAATAATTTTACAATGCTGTTTTTAGTTGTTCTGATACATTTGTAATGACTCACAATATAAATAATTGCAGTAATTCTCAAACTAAAAGTGAATGTTAAAGACCAAGTCCCTTGTTTTTTTCATTAGAAATTTTCTAGTAGATAGACCAAAATGAAATATTTTGGCTATCCACTTTGgcttggaggaaaaaaaaattccttcagCACAGGACTAGAGGCAAGCTGATGAGTTTGCTTAACCTATGCTTGTTAATGAGGGAATTAATAGATCATTTTCTCAAATCCTAGTCATGCTGCCGTGGTAGAGACAAATTAGTCATATATCATTAGCTATAACTGCTATTCAAGCGACTGGTACGAGAAGGGAAGGGACAtgcgtattttaaaaaaaatgtttttATGAAGTTTGTGAAATTGTTATTGCTGCTTGTTCGGAGAATATTGCCTGTATTCTTTAACTTCTGCCCATATAGTTCTATTTTAATTATATGTCGCTCATGTTATTCTATGAATAATTGTTTATGGAATCTATAAATAATTGTCATCATAATTTTAGGATTCTTATGTTTTGCCAGTGAAGAAATGTGCTGAATCCTATACATAAATTACTTATCATGTTTCCTTGTGCTAACTATGTctgattaattattaattttatgtaAAAGACTTAATGTAGCATTCTCAATTTGTCCAGCTGCTTTTCAATCGGGAGTCCTTCGTAAAGACCAAGCCAGCGAAGGAGCATGTGATTGCCGGATGGGCGCCAAAAGTTAATGCCTAATACTTGTGTAACTATGTTACTTCAATGTTTTTTGTGCCCCCAGTGCAGTATATAGCCTTCTATTTTGCATGGTTTGAAACATTTGCCACTGATatgcttcttctccttcataccGTGCATCCAAATAATAATATTTGTAATGAGAATTGAGGATTATTGCTAAAGTGTTGGCTGCTTGCATGTTTTTATGCTCTGGACCACATTTATATTAAATTGCTGCTGATAGGAAGATGAGGAAGGGGATGAAGGTGGTAATTTATAGTGGTACGAGATCGGACTTGCACATTTTTGGTGAATGCTGTCTTAACTCTCCCACGTCTTCGTTTAGGTTTTGGTGTTATCttcctttattattattattttttttatttttatttctaagaCTGGGGAGCTGTTCTACCCCCACCCTTACCCCATCAAACAAAAACCTGTATGCGGTAGGCAAATGTTTTAGTTAGGGGAAGACCAGTTCGCTTCGCTTGCTTGGCAAATTATAGGGAGTCGTCTGAGACTCTTGTACAAAAGCCTGGGAGACAGTCTGCTGCTGCAATTAGGATGAGGCTATGCAAACCTGATAAGCTTGTTCCTTCTAAATTGAAGTTGAGCATTATTTTCGGTGAAATGGTATAACTAGACATAATTGTAGTGCAGTATGACTCGGTTAAAGTGATGCATATTGCATTCAATTTACGCCGTCGGTAGCTGTCTGCGCAAGTTTCTAGTGTCAATGTATAAAACATTGAGTTCGACGTAGCCATAATTGTATACTTTCCTAGTGTCAATATATAAAACATTTCTCCCCACATTTTACACATTAAATTACCTGGTCTAAACCCAGGCAGCTAGCTACCTTACAAAGCATGAACCTGTTCTTATTTGACAAGGACAAAACTATGCGTATTTTGGCATCTAAAACAGGAATAATTGCCACTCTTCACATTTACGATAGATGGCTGAATCGGCATTACTACACTATAAAATGGGAAGAATCAGAATTTAAACCTCCATTTGCGACAGGAGAGGTTCCTGATCAGGGCTGTCTTCCTCTCCACCTGGCTGTTTACATTGCCACTGCAGGAACGCTGGCTGCCTGCTAGACATCTGATCTCTCACTCTTGGTGTGTTCCCATGGAAGATCTGCAAGTGTTCTAAGCAATGTTTTACAGCATCATGCGCGCTTACAAAATACCATCTCTTGCCAATTAGTTCAATAAGACCAGCCCGGGACAGGGTAATCAGAACTTTTCGCTTTGGTTTAGAAAATGCAATCTGCATAGGGGACCTAAGCTCTAAATAtcatattatatcataatatctGAACAATAGGAACGTAATATTGAGACATACTGAACCTGGATTTCACGTGATCTATATTCTTGATGCAAGTCCTTGAGAGCTTGAACTGCACAGGAGTCTATATAGGGAGAAGCTGGAACTGTTAGATAAGATTCATTCTTTGAATGGTGATGTTAAAATAGAACCAAATTTGTGTGATGATCACGACGCATATATCTAAACTGCTTTTCTGAAGAGTCAGGGGAAGAATCCATCTTCCCCATAGAAAACAATTCAATAAGCTGAGGGCTTATGCTGCACTCATTCCCGCAAGCTCAAAGAAATCAACAATAAATGATTTGATAATCTTCCACTGCATTGCATCAAATATTTCGGCCATGGCTGAAAATTTAGTAAGATAAATAAAAACACCAGAGGAACTATATATACCAAAGATGGCTGCAGGAACGGGTTTTGGGCTCCGTTTTGTGGTTACcttttgctttttatttttgTATTCTGACTCACTATGAACACCCCTAATCGGGTTGATCCCCTCTGGTCTGGTCTCTTCCTCCTATCGTACTTTCGCTTGACATGTGAGGTGGGTTCATCTCACCGTATTGCATGAAATGGTTGGCAAGAATGACGAGAAGCAGCCTCACAGGGGTTGTCCAGTATTCCTGAATGCAACACAAAGAAGTCCACCATCATTACGAGGCAAAACTGGTGGTGGAGTTTTAAGAAAGAGTAGTGAAAAGAAAGGCATTTCTTGGTCGCTCTTGTTGAGTGGCCTGAACATAGAACCCTGAAATGTTTTTCTTCGAAGACAAGTAAGGGGAATTCATCTGTGGTTTCTTTGCCCATGGCTTGAGAATGTTGCTGGAAGTGAAAATTCCTGGTCACATGCTATGCGGTATGTGCTATCCACTTGCAGCACAGCCTGCATGGTGCAGAGTTTAGGTCATAGAGCAAAGAAACCAGAGCACTACCTAGCATGTAGCACAAAGTTTATGATGCAAGGTCACTGAGGGTTGTTTCTTTCATTCAGGAAGAACATCAGCCATGGAGGATTGTAATCTTTGCATGGAATATTCAGATCCCTCACCATCTAATGCAGAGAATATTATAAAGAAAGCAAAATAATTAACATAACATGAATACTAGCGCCCACACACACAAAGTAACAACTTATAATCTCATTTAAAAAAACTAGtcagaagatattatttagattctcTGATCCTATATAAGGATCCAACATCTTTTCAGCACATAATCCCTCCTTGCCATATTAAAGATTCAAAACCATATTTCTATTCGCAAACACCACAATTGGCTCATGATTAGTCCCACTAAATTTGTATTGTAGTATTTTTTAGTccataaaaaatatagatcagatcagctctgataccatttataatAATCCAACAactcatccaaaaaaattagtcAGAATGTATTAGTTGGATTCTTTAGTTTTGTATTAGTATCCAATATATTTTTAATGAATAATCGATATAGGATTAAATATACGTCCATGTCGGTCCTCATATATACACAAAAATAGCATCGATATGAATGCATCTACATTTATGCAtgcacatacaaatatatatataagtgtacatgcatacatacatatatggatACAAGATAATGGATTCTATGTGaacttaataaattatttttaatcatttTCCATCTTTGGGAAAGAAAATGTCCGTAATCCGAGTTGTTGTACATGGGGTTTGAGTGGCATATTTATGACAAAGTCCGTTCCTTGAAAAAGATATAACCTACATGTTGAAGGGCCACTTTGATCCAACCAAACGTACTAGGATCAAGATTTGAAGTGCTAATCTCAACCAATTCATTGAAGATTTTAATGCAACCCAAGTTTCAGGTTACGCATAGAGGTCTACTCCACCATCTTTTCACCATCTCATCCAAATCAATCATCATTCCAATTAGGTAGTATTGGGAACATCAAAATGTAAGATCCATATAAACAACCAATCTAATCTTTCACAGCTTACAAAGCATGCATGTTAGGTCATATTGAGGTACAAACAGAAAAAGCTCCACCAATTCATTACATCTGTGCAAGAGGGAAAAAGAAATCAAAAGCCAAGTATTAAACATCTTACATTGCCTTTCCATTGCATATTATTTATTGTTTCGCTCCACGGTGAACTCAAACCCACTCCCCTGCATGCTGAGTCAGAATGCGGGTTAGTTTGGGTGCCCCAATCATTACTTCCACTAAAAAGTTTCTACCTTTTgttacccaaaaaaataaaaaataaaaaaataaaaaagaaaaagtgtaACCGAAAAAAGTCTCGAGCTTTTGCGCCCTAGCAGGTGGGCTAACCACATGACCTCAAAGGCTCAAAGCTGTTCCATTCCCAGCCTGGACTTTACTTTTTTGCCCTTAACAGCTAATTCCCCGTTCCCACGTTGCAGACTTCAAACAACTGGGGTCCACCTGTATCCTGTGTACCAAAGCTCTCGATCCAAGAGCATTAACGACTGCGATGATTTTAAACTGAGTATTCGCTGTTTGGAATGATCAGCCGATCCATGTACTTCCAAATCCAGCGGGGGACAAAAGGCTGGCAGGGCATTTTTTGTGATGGCTTTTACCCACGCGGCCATCGTATGACGGGGGACTTCCTCCTCTTCTGTAGCAGCTCTAAGAGCGCTTCTTATGCTCCTTCCCTCTACTTAGAGATCTTATCCGAGGAAGGGGAGTTCTCTCATTGATCGCCAGTCCTCCACGAGGTACGCAATCGTTGCCTCATCGagctctatttctctctctcgttctttttttttgatggatctGTTCAATGTTGCGATTATTCGTTTGAATTTAGATGTGAAGTTCGCATTTTTATTGGTGGAAATCTGAAGATCGTTTAAAACTATGGAGAATTCCGTCCTCTGATTACAGACTCATGCTTTCTAGATCCAGATCTCTCGATTTCCCGAGTATAAGATCCGGCTGGGTGAAATTTTACGTTTTAAGTTGATTCTAGATGAAATTGGCCTTATTTTTTCGGTTAAGATTTCGTGCCAATGTGTTCTGCTCCAGGGATTTATGATATATGAGTAATTTTCTGAAGTTTTTATGATCTGGATCTAAGTTTTCCTTTGATCTATTCCTTAAGCACTGGCTTGTGTTGTCTCATTGGCGTTTTGGTTGTGTCGATGGATTTTGTAATGATCGCTGTAAAATGTATGGCTTATAAGCTGCTCGGTTCGCCAATCTATGACTGACGTGGCTGTAGATATGCATGTAAAGTATCGTCGATCGTATCCGCCCTTTGTGCGTACCTGGCCTTATATTGTTCTTTGGAATTAAATGGTGTGTACATGGATAGATTTCCACAAAGTTAGTTGGATGTGTTGATCGTTTCTTTTGTCTGCTCCCATATCCGTCATGTCCCTGGGAAGACGATCAAGTAATTGTCCACCTGCTGCATGGAAAGTTATGGATTTATGATCCTTGCCGTGTAATTTGTTAGGAGAGGTAGGTGACAAACCACATAATGAGATCACCAATGACCGGATCTGCACATCTTATGAGCACCTTATATTTGTGATGATTAATTTCTATCAAATATAAATCAAGTTTGTAATAGAACTCAATAATTGATCATGTAATTGTCTTGCTTGTTACAGATTTAAAGCTTGCCAAGGTTATATTACAACTTTGTTCCGTATGTTGGAAAAAAC encodes the following:
- the LOC105057001 gene encoding probable glutathione S-transferase DHAR1, cytosolic, coding for MAAASPKPVEVCVKAATGAPDTVGDCPFCQRVLLTLEEKKVPYELKLINLDNKPDWFLAISPEGKVPVFKSNDDKWVPDSDVITQIIEEKYPNPSLVTPPEYSSLGSKIFSSFVKFLKSKDPNDGSEHALLDELRALDEHLKAHGPYVNGEKISAVDLNLAPKLFHLEIALDHFKGWKIPEDLTYLHAYMKLLFNRESFVKTKPAKEHVIAGWAPKVNA